CCCCGGTATAACCGGCGATCATGCCGATGAGGGTGCCGATGACAATGCTGAAAAACGCGGAGGACAGGCCCACGATAAACGCCACCTTGGCCCCTTCCAGCAGCTGCGCCAGAATATCTCTTCCCACGTTGTCCGTGCCCAGCCAGTGGGTCAGGCCGGGTCCTGTGGACAATTTGATGTCCGGATCGATTCCGGTCATGGGATCATACATGGGGTCGATCAGCGGCACAAAAAAAGAAGCAATCGCCATGACCATGAACACGCTTAAGATGATCACACCGGTTTTTCCCAAAGGGTTTTCAATAAAAATCTGCCATCCCTTATAAAACCGCCACATAAAATATTTGTTTTGCACAGACATATCCTTTGGCTAATACGTAATCCGGGGATCCAGCCATGCATACAGCAGGTCCACAATCAGGTTGGCACACAGCACCACCAAAGCGATGAGCAGAAAACAGGCCTGGGCCAGGGGGTAATCATTGTTGCTCACCGCAAATATCAGTTCCCGACCGATACCGGGCCATGTGAAAATCTGTTCGGTCAAAGCGCCGCCGTTGATGGAAAACGCCAGGGACAACCCCACGGAAGTGATCACAGGCAGGGCCGCATTTCGTGCCGCATGTTTGTTCCGGATCTTTTTTTCACTCAACCCTTTTGCCCGGGCCGTCAAAATATAATCCTCCCTGAGCACCGACAGCATGGATGAGCGCATCAGCAGCAGGTAGGACCCCAGATTGATGATAAACAGGGTCAAAAGCGGGAGCATCAGGTGATGCAGCACATCCAGAATCCGGGCGAACACAGAAGCGTTGGATATCCACAAAGCCGGGGTCAATACCCCGCCCAAAGGAAACAGTCCCCATTTAAAGCCCAGAATCCAGAGCAGCAGCAGCGCGAACCAGGGAATGAACAGGGTATAACACACCAGCGCGGATATGGACATGACATTGTCCAGCCGGGACCCCTTGTGCCAGGCTGCGATTTTTCCCAGGTAGACCCCTGCAAAGGCTGCCAGAAGTGTAGATGTGGTGAACAAAAGCAGGGTCCATTTGAGCTTGTCCGCAATAATGGTTGCCACGGGTTCCCCGTAATGAAAGGAAACCCCGAAACTTCCTGTGAAAAAATTTTTCACATAAATCAGATACTGCTCCCACATGGGCCGATCCAGCCCCATCTGCTGGATCAGGTGAGCCATATCTTCCGGCGTGAGCATGGGGTCCACCATTTTGGAAATGGGGTCTCCCGGAGACAGCCGGAACAAAAAAAACAATGCCGTGAGAATCACAAAGAAAATAATGCCGACTTCCACCAGCTTCAACAGAATGTAACCGGGCTTTGCCATGTTATCGCAACCGTTATCTTATCGCTTAATCCACGGGTTTGACCATGCACAAAGACCAGATATTGCCGATACCGTCCACCCGTTCCACCCAGCCTTTAAACCGTTTGTTCACCGTGGCCTCGATGATATGGGGATTGTACAGCGGATAATACGGCACATCTTCCAGAAGCATCTCCTGCATGTCGAAAATCATCTGTCTGCGGGCTTCGACATCCACTGTCAGTTTCTGGGTTGCCGCCAGTTTGTCAAACTCAGGATTCCGATACCCGCTCATGTTCCAGTCCCGGGGATTGTCGTTTTTCGTGGAGAAAAACGAACTCAGATAATCCGGATCCAGGTCCAGTTTTCCATATCCGAGCACAAACGCATCAAAATCATGTTTGGCTTTGACTGTTTCCAGTAAAGAGTTGAATGCCATGGGCCTGGCAAACGCCGGCATACCCAGCTGTCTGAGCCATTCCTGAATCATGGTGCCGGCAAAGGCACGCTTGGGATCATAATCCGCCGGCGGGGTCAGGATCACGAATTTCTCCATTTTTTCCCCGGAAGGCATTTGGATATCCGAAGGCTTTGTCAGGCTGCCGTCGGATGCGACCGGGGGCGTCTCCCAGGAATATCCGGCATCTGCAAGCATTTTCCAGGCAGTCGTGATACGGGTTTTCTGATCCATACCTTCCCCGTATTTTCTCACATCCGGATTGTGCCAGAAATGATTGCCGGCCGGTACGATGGAATGCATGGGATTGCCGTGATTCTGGAGAATCCGGTCCAGAATGAATGCTTTATCCACCACGGTGGCCACGGCCTGGCGAAGCACTTTGTCATTGAACGGGGGTTTCCGCAGGTTGAACCCCAGATAATAAAGGGCGCTTTTTTTATTGTAGTGCAGATCGATGTCTGAATTTTTTTCCAGATCCTGGATATATCCGGGCTGAATATCCCACCAGTAATAATCGATATCCTTTTTTTTCAATGCCAGAATCGCCACGTCCGATGTGCCGTAAATATTGAAAAGAACATGATCCACAAACGGTCCCAGTGTCAAATTGCCGATGGCTTGACCCTGTCCGAAAAAATAAGGATTTTTGATCATGTGAATGTAAGCGCCTTTCTGGTATTCGTGCAGCATGAACGGACCGGTTCCCAGAGGATTTTCCACCTGATAATCCTGCAGAAACCGCAACGGTTTTTCCGTAGCCAGGGCTTGTTTACACACCGGCTCCCATTCTTTTTTCGAAACCATGGGAGCGGTCATGACCCGGGGAAGGAACACTGCGGAAGGCTCTTTGAGATAAAAAACCACGGTATGAGCGTCCACGGCTTCCACTTTCTCAATGATCTGCCAGTGACTGTAATACCTGGGAATCTTGAAATCGGAAAACAGCTGCCGGGTAAACAGCACATCCTCACTGGTAAAATCCGATCCATCCGACCATTTGGCCTCCCTGAGCGTTACCGTGTAAGACATCTGTTTTTCATTGAACACCGGATCTTCTTTTGCCAGCCAGGGGATCATTTCCAGGGTCTCGGGGTGGCGGCGGAACAATGGTTGATAGATCTGTGACAAAATATTTCGGGAGTTGGCATCGGTTCCCAGCCACAGGTTCAATGACCGGGGTTCTTCCGGCAATCCGATTTTCAAAAAAGTAGGTTCTTTTGACTGACTGCATGAAAACAGGCCGGCAACAGCCAGTCCCAGCACGGCAAGTGCCATCAAGATCAGAAAACTGTTTGATTTATGGTCACACGCTTTTGTGTATGGGTTATTTGTGCTTTTTCGGATTTGCCCCACTGATTTTCTCCTCGATAAAGTTCACGACAGCTATTTCAAGTTTCTGGTTATTGAACCGGTTGATCCGGGGGATACCTCCCGGGCTGATACAATTGATTTCAACCAGTTTATCCCCGATGATATCGATACCCACAAAATACAGGCCATCCTGCTGAAGTTTGGGCTTGATCCGCCGGCAGATCTCTTTCTGGGCCGGGGTGATCTCATGTTTGAACGCCAGTGCACCGGCATGCACATTGGTCCTGAAATCACCGGATGCCGATTTTCTGCCCATGGCGCCCAGAATCTCCCCGTCCAGCAGCAGTATCCGGACATCGCCCTGTTCTTTCACCTGTTTCAAATATTCCTGCACCATGATGGGCTGGCGTTCCGGATAAGGTTTTCCTGCTTTGACATAATAGTTGATCAAAGAATTGAGGTTTTCCTGATCCTGATTGCTGACCTTAATCACGCCATGCCCCCCATGGCCATGCAATGGTTTGATCACCATGGCCCCGCCAAAGTCATCAATAATTTTTTTCAACCGGCTGGGGTCTCTGGAGACATGGGTTTCCGGAATAATATCCGGAAAATTCAGAATATAGGCTTTGCTGCTGCAGTTGAGCTGGCCTAAGGTGTTGTTCACCAGAAACACCTGATCACTCACCGGCCCTAAAAATTCCATGACCTCATGATTGATCGGGGGATCTTTTCTCAAAAACAGCACATCCAGGTCGGTGACGGTTTCAAATATCAATTCTTCCCGGTTCAGGCAGCAGATCAGATCCGCCCAGTAATCGGTCATGGGCTGATCTTTGGGAACCGATATATGACGCATTCGTGCCACCACCTGATTTTTGCGTACATAAATATCATGGGGTTCAAGAAAAAAAACTTCATGGCCCCGCTGATTGCACTCGTACATGATTTGGGCCGTGGTTTCCCACACCGGATCAATCTGCCGCAAATCATCCATTAAAAATGCGATATCCATGATACCTGTTCAACACCTCCCGCACCTGGATTTTTCCCCATGATTAAAACAGGAATTCCACCCTTGTAGGACATGACAGCAAAATTGTCAAACCCTTACATAAATTTTCCGTTTGGTGTATCTTTAGCCGTTAACCATTTTACGTCACATAAAGACATAAAGGAAAGATGTTGTGAAACAAACCCTTTTTATTCAATTTTACGGCCAGACCGGCAGCGGATGGTTTGATCTGTGCAATGGATTTTCAGACACCTGGGACCTGTGCGCAGACAAAGGCGATTTTCTATGGATTCCTCTGGAACTGAATCCGGACAGATGGTACGACGAAACAGCGTATCAACCACTCCCCCTTCCCATTGAAAAAGGAACCATATATGTCAGTGCCAGTTATGTGAACCACCTGTACCAGGCCTATCTGTGGGCATTGACATATCCTGAACTGCAGGTGATCGTGGGCGGTCCCGTGGCATCGGAACGGCACACAGGAAAACCGGGCTGGCAGTCGGTGCACTTCAAGGTGGAAAAACCGCTGCCGGAAAATTTGATCCTGACCGGCCAGAGCGTGGAACGTTTTTTCGGGGTGCCTGAATTTTCAGGCCAATGGCGCCTGGAACTGCCGCCGCAAATCCCGGACGAGGGCCGGATCTATTATTCCTATACCCTTGAAAACCAGTGTTACTGGAAAAAATGTCCTTTTTGTTCCATTGCCCAGCACTCTGCCGATCACTTCAGAAAGCGGACGAATCCGGACCTGGCATTCACGGATCTGGATTACAACGGGCACAAAATTGTACGACTCAATACCGGGTCCATGACACCGGAACATATCCGGAAACTGCTGCCCATGCTGCCTGTCACTTCGGATATGGAATACCGGTTTTTCATGCGGGCCGCGGCTGCGGAAACCCGGGCCATGAAGGAAGCTGTGGCCACCATGGGAGATAATCTCCCCGACTGCACCCTGGGCTTTGGCATTGAATTTCCTTCAAACCGCATGTGGCAATATCTGAACAAGGGCACCCGCATGGCAGACGTGTTGAAAACCCTTGAATTCTGTACTGAAACCGGATTCAAGGTCAATGCCAATGTCATTTTGGGCTGGAACAACCTGACGGAACAGGACATCAGGGATCTGGAAGGATTCATGCAGCGCCTTTCCGGAAAAACCGTCACCACCCTGCAACTGCGCTGGTTGTTTGCCCACCCCTACACCCCGATCTATGACACCTATGACGGCGTGGAAAACAGCATCCGGCTCGGCCCATTCAACTGCGGTTTTCATGTCACTGTTCCTCCAGACCAGATGGAATTGAACCTGGCGGCGGCAAAAGTCATCAAAGAACAATGCCGTAAAAAAGGAATTCAGCTTCAGGGATACAAAAACCTGAACAAAGGACAACCGGGTTGACCCGGATTTCATAAATCTATAATATATTCCGATTTTATGATATATTATCCAAATAACCCGGCACCGTTCCAAAGGAGTTTTAAATGAAAAAATGGCTTTTCCTGCTGATTCTGGCATTATTATGGCATTCGCCCTTGTCCGCAGACACATCCAAGTCCACCCAAAGCACCCCGCGTATCACCATCCCAAACCCCAGTTATCAATTTGATCCGGCCATTGAAGGCGATGTGGTCACCCATGAGTTCACGCTGGTCAATTCCGGAAACGCCCTGCTGGAGATCCTCAAAGTTCAGACCGGCTGAGGGTGCACCGCAGCCACCAGCGCGCGCCAGCTTCTTCCGGGGGAAGAAGGAAAACTAAATGCAACCTTTGCCACACAGGGCTATGGCGGCCGAATGGTCAAAGAAGTGGTCAAAATCCACACCAATGATCCCGAGAACAAGGTCATTACAGTGTCTTTGTCCGGAGAAGTCCGGCCTGTCGCCCGTCTGACGCCTCAAATGATCAGCCTGAGAGGCAAACCCGGTGACACCATTTCGGCAGAGATGAAAATTGTCCCGGCGGCCTTTCCCGATTTCAACATTGTAAATGCCGCCGCCAGAAACGGCCAGAATATCGACTTTACGATTGAAAAAAAGGGAACCCCGCCGGACAGTTATTTCGTGTTGACGGTCAGCAACCGGAAAAGCACGGCCGGCCGGTACTTTGACATCATCGAGCTGGAAACCGACCTGGATCCCGAACGAACCATCAAAATCCGTGTGGCCGGGTATATCCAGCCCTGATAAGTTCAGCAAATTCACATTTTACACAGCAGGCACAATACCTGCTGTTTTTTTTTGGGATACAGTGCATTTTTTTTTGTTCCGGAGGTTGACAACCGGTTTATGTAACTATATATTCCGTTTTAACGATTTATAGGAGCACATGCCATGAAAGACAACTGCGGATGCAACGCGCCGGATATCATGATCCTGTCCTGTTCAGGCAGCAAAAATGCAGGTCAGCTTGCTGATCGGGCTGCCCGGGAGCTGACCAAAGAAGGAATTGGCCGCATGTTCTGCCTGGCCGGTATCGCCGCCGGCATCAGCGGTTTTGTTCAGTCGGCAAAGGATACCGCACAGATCGTGGTCATTGACGGATGTGACCATGCCTGTGCCGGGAACCTGTTGAAAAACCAGGGCATCCGGTTTGCTGACCATGTGATCGTCAGCCGGCTGGATATCAGAAGAACAGACGGGGATCACCTGGACCCCGATGATCTTGCGGCAGTCATGCACGCGGTCCGGCTGGCCTGTAAATTGCCGGTACAAAAAAAGTTTGATTCTCCCAGACCCCTGTCTCCGGGGGATCGAGCCAAATCCAGGCAACTGGGGGGCAAATGTTGCTGAACAGTCTCTGCCATGACAGCCGCTGTGATATGACCTTTTTTCATATAAACACCCATGACCTGAGAAACCACAACAAATAATGAAAGTGTAAGCTTAACACTTAAATCTTAACACTTTCATATAAACAGGAACCGACCATGAAAGAGTTTATCAGAGTGATGAAAGCCCTGTCTGATCCGGCCCGGGTGAAAATCATGAAAATGCTTCAGCACAAAACCATGTGCGTGTGTGAAATTCAGACCGCCCTGGACAAAGCCCAGTCCACCACCAGCAAACATTTGAAAATCCTGGAGGATGCCGGCCTGATCACCTATCAAAAAAACGGGCTGTGGGTGAACTATCAACTGGCGGACGGCACCCAGAGCCCGTTTGCCGCCACCCTGGTCACGCATCTCCAGGACTGGCTGGAAGATGATCCGGAAGTGCAGACAATGGTCCAGACACTGCCTGCCATTGACCGTAATATCATTTTGAACCGGAACTGACCGTCACTGATCGTTCCATAAAGGAGTTGGCAATAATGAAAGAAAAAACCAAACTGCTCATTCTTGTGGCCCTGTTTCTCATGGCCTATTTCATCCCCTGGGCCGATCCGGTGATCCGGCAGTCCGGACTGGAGGCATTCATGATGCTCCAGGAATATGCCAGAGAACATGTACTGACCTGCCTGATTCCGGCGTTTTTCATTGCCGGTGCCATTGCCGTATTCGTGTCCCAGGCATCCGTGCTCAAGTATTTCGGCAATCAGGCCAATAAAATTCTGTCCTATTCAGTGGCATCGGTGTCCGGCACCATCCTGGCGGTCTGCTCCTGCACGGTGCTCCCCCTGTTTGCCGGCATCTACACCCGGGGGGCCGGTATCGGGCCGGCCACGGCATTTCTGTACTCCGGCCCGGCCATCAATGTGCTGGCCATCACCATGACCGCCAAGATCCTGGGATGGCAGCTGGGCCTTGCCCGGGCCATTGGTGCGGTTGTTTTCGCAGTCATCACGGGCCTGTTAATGTCGGTGATCTTCAGAAAAGACGACATGGCCAGAACCGGGGGCCAGATCTATGTGCCGGATGAAGAGGACAAGGGGCGGACCCTTTTCCAGGACAGCATCTATATTCTGACCATGGTGCTGATCCTTGTTTTCGCCGCATTCGCCAAACCGGCCCCGGACGCCACCGGACTCTGGCCGGCCATATTTGCCGCCAAATGGTATATCACCATTTTTCTGCTGCTCGCTTTGGGGTGGATGCTCAAGGCCTGGTTCACCAAGGATGAATGCGTGTCCTGGATCGATGCCACCTGGGGATTCATGAAACAGATCTTTCCTTTGCTGTTTGCCGGTGTGATCGTGGCGGGATTTCTCCTGGGCCGGCCCGGACACTCAGCATTGATACCTGAGCAGTACATCCAGACCCTGCTGGGGGGCAACTCCCTGTGGGCCAACCTGTTCGCCTCGGTGGCCGGGGCATTCATGTACTTTGCCACCCTGACCGAAGTGCCCATCCTCCAGGGGCTTTTAGGCGCCGGCATGGGCAAGGGCCCTGCTTTGGCCCTGCTGCTGGCAGGCCCTGCCCTGTCTTTGCCCAACATGCTGGTCATAGCAAGCGTCATGGGCGCAAAAAAAACAGCCGTCTTCTGTACCATCATCGTTGTGATGTCAACCATTGCCGGCATGATCTACGGTACTTTTGTCGTTTAGTGTAAAACCCAGAACATATCATTCATTTAAAGGAGTCACATCATGGAAATCAAAATACTGGGCCCTGGATGCCCCAAATGCGAACAAACCAGTAAAATAGTAGCGGAAGCCGTGTCCGAAACCGGTGTGGAGGCCAATGTGGAAAAAGTCACTGGAGTCATGGATATCGCAGGATACGGGGTTTTCGGCACCCCGGCCGTGGTCATTGACGGGGATGTCAAATGCGTGGGCAAAATCCCCAAAAAAGAAGATGTCAAATCCTGGCTGACCCAATAAGGCAGGCAAAAAAAACAGGTAACCTTAATTAAGGACATGCCCCTGATGACCCGACCCATCTGTACGAAACAATGGACCCTCACCGCACTGGCCGCCTTGCTCATAGGGCTGGCGGTCCTTTCGGCAGCGGCCCAAACCGTCCATGCAAAAACGGTGAAAGATCTTTATCCCCTGCTTTCGGACCGGTTTATCAAATCCGCGACCCTCACCGCTTTGGAAGATGACCTGATCCTGAAAACCGACACCGGCATTGCGCTGACCCGATCCGGGATGACACAGGCCCTGGAAAAACAGGATCCCCGATTGCAGGACCAGTTGGAAAACAACCTGATCTTTCTTGCGGAACAGGAGATCCTCACCCTGATTCTGGAAGATGAGGTGAAAAAAAGCGGACTGGCAGACGGCAAATCCGTGACACAGGAACAGATTACCGCCTACCTGCAAAGCAAAGTGGGTGATCAGACCGTTTCCGACAAGGAGGCAAAAACCTTTTATGATGAAAACAAGGAGATGGTCGGGGGCATGCCCTTTGATCAGGTGTCAGACAGCATCAAAAAATTTCTGCTGGAGAACAAACAGCAGACCGCAGTCCGAACCCATATCCATGATCTGGGACAACGCCACCAGATCCGCATCAATGAAAAATGGATGGATGTCCAGTACAAAAAGATGACCGACAACCCGGTGGACAAAGCCAGGCTGTCCGGAAAACCCACCATGGTGGAGTTCGGTGCCGACGGGTGCGTTCCCTGTGACATGATGCAGCCCATTCTGGACAAGCTGAAGAAAAAATTTCCCGACACCCTGAACATCGTGTTTCTTCATGTGCGCGAAAATCAGGTACTGGCCGGCCGGTACGGGATACAGTCCATCCCGGTCCAGGCGTTTTTCGATGCAAACGGACAGGAAGTGTTCCGGCACACGGGATTTTTTGCTGAAGAAGCGGTGACAAAACAGCTGAAAGAAATGGGGGTGGCGCAGTGAAACAGATCCGTTTCCTCGTTTATATCGTCATCACCATTGTTGCCGTGGCCACCCTTTATAACCTCCAGTTCAAAAATAAATCCACCGGGGACAGTGTCAGCGGCACCGCGGAGTCAGATGTCCGCTATGATTTCAATGACCTGCCGGTAAAGGGTATGGTCACCATGATCGATCTGGGAGCCACCGAATGTGTGCCCTGCAAGATGATGGCCCCGATTCTGAAAAAGCTGGAAGCAGCTTACCGGGACCGGGCTGTGATCGCATTCATCGATGTATGGAAACACCGGGACCAGGCCCCCCGGTTCGGAGTCCGGGCCATTCCCACCCAGGTTTTTTTTGATCCTGACGGAAAGGAAGTATACCGCCACCAGGGATTCATGAGTGAAAATGCCATTGTGGAACAATTAACCAGAATGGGGGTTGAAAAACCCGCCCTTTAAATTGACAAGGAGCTTTTGATGCTTGATTCCCTTTTTCTGACCGTGAACCAGTGGATGACCGGCGGCATCATGGTCGCCGCAGTGGGATCATTTTTGTGGGGCATGATCAGTGTGTTGTTCAGCCCCTGTCATTTGGCCTCCATCCCGTTGATCGTCGGATACGTGGGGGGCCAGGAAAAAATGGTCCACCCCCGCCAGGCCGGCATCTATTCCGCGCTTTTCACTTTCGGCCTGTTTATAACCATTGCGCTCATCGGCATTATCTGCGCCCTGCTGGGCCGGATGCTGGGGGATGTGGGAAACTTTTGGCAGATTCTGGTGG
Above is a window of Desulfotignum balticum DSM 7044 DNA encoding:
- a CDS encoding ABC transporter permease; the encoded protein is MAKPGYILLKLVEVGIIFFVILTALFFLFRLSPGDPISKMVDPMLTPEDMAHLIQQMGLDRPMWEQYLIYVKNFFTGSFGVSFHYGEPVATIIADKLKWTLLLFTTSTLLAAFAGVYLGKIAAWHKGSRLDNVMSISALVCYTLFIPWFALLLLWILGFKWGLFPLGGVLTPALWISNASVFARILDVLHHLMLPLLTLFIINLGSYLLLMRSSMLSVLREDYILTARAKGLSEKKIRNKHAARNAALPVITSVGLSLAFSINGGALTEQIFTWPGIGRELIFAVSNNDYPLAQACFLLIALVVLCANLIVDLLYAWLDPRITY
- a CDS encoding ABC transporter substrate-binding protein, coding for MGQIRKSTNNPYTKACDHKSNSFLILMALAVLGLAVAGLFSCSQSKEPTFLKIGLPEEPRSLNLWLGTDANSRNILSQIYQPLFRRHPETLEMIPWLAKEDPVFNEKQMSYTVTLREAKWSDGSDFTSEDVLFTRQLFSDFKIPRYYSHWQIIEKVEAVDAHTVVFYLKEPSAVFLPRVMTAPMVSKKEWEPVCKQALATEKPLRFLQDYQVENPLGTGPFMLHEYQKGAYIHMIKNPYFFGQGQAIGNLTLGPFVDHVLFNIYGTSDVAILALKKKDIDYYWWDIQPGYIQDLEKNSDIDLHYNKKSALYYLGFNLRKPPFNDKVLRQAVATVVDKAFILDRILQNHGNPMHSIVPAGNHFWHNPDVRKYGEGMDQKTRITTAWKMLADAGYSWETPPVASDGSLTKPSDIQMPSGEKMEKFVILTPPADYDPKRAFAGTMIQEWLRQLGMPAFARPMAFNSLLETVKAKHDFDAFVLGYGKLDLDPDYLSSFFSTKNDNPRDWNMSGYRNPEFDKLAATQKLTVDVEARRQMIFDMQEMLLEDVPYYPLYNPHIIEATVNKRFKGWVERVDGIGNIWSLCMVKPVD
- the gshB gene encoding glutathione synthase, producing MDIAFLMDDLRQIDPVWETTAQIMYECNQRGHEVFFLEPHDIYVRKNQVVARMRHISVPKDQPMTDYWADLICCLNREELIFETVTDLDVLFLRKDPPINHEVMEFLGPVSDQVFLVNNTLGQLNCSSKAYILNFPDIIPETHVSRDPSRLKKIIDDFGGAMVIKPLHGHGGHGVIKVSNQDQENLNSLINYYVKAGKPYPERQPIMVQEYLKQVKEQGDVRILLLDGEILGAMGRKSASGDFRTNVHAGALAFKHEITPAQKEICRRIKPKLQQDGLYFVGIDIIGDKLVEINCISPGGIPRINRFNNQKLEIAVVNFIEEKISGANPKKHK
- a CDS encoding radical SAM protein, yielding MKQTLFIQFYGQTGSGWFDLCNGFSDTWDLCADKGDFLWIPLELNPDRWYDETAYQPLPLPIEKGTIYVSASYVNHLYQAYLWALTYPELQVIVGGPVASERHTGKPGWQSVHFKVEKPLPENLILTGQSVERFFGVPEFSGQWRLELPPQIPDEGRIYYSYTLENQCYWKKCPFCSIAQHSADHFRKRTNPDLAFTDLDYNGHKIVRLNTGSMTPEHIRKLLPMLPVTSDMEYRFFMRAAAAETRAMKEAVATMGDNLPDCTLGFGIEFPSNRMWQYLNKGTRMADVLKTLEFCTETGFKVNANVILGWNNLTEQDIRDLEGFMQRLSGKTVTTLQLRWLFAHPYTPIYDTYDGVENSIRLGPFNCGFHVTVPPDQMELNLAAAKVIKEQCRKKGIQLQGYKNLNKGQPG
- a CDS encoding DUF1573 domain-containing protein, producing MKKWLFLLILALLWHSPLSADTSKSTQSTPRITIPNPSYQFDPAIEGDVVTHEFTLVNSGNALLEILKVQTGUGCTAATSARQLLPGEEGKLNATFATQGYGGRMVKEVVKIHTNDPENKVITVSLSGEVRPVARLTPQMISLRGKPGDTISAEMKIVPAAFPDFNIVNAAARNGQNIDFTIEKKGTPPDSYFVLTVSNRKSTAGRYFDIIELETDLDPERTIKIRVAGYIQP
- a CDS encoding putative zinc-binding protein, encoding MKDNCGCNAPDIMILSCSGSKNAGQLADRAARELTKEGIGRMFCLAGIAAGISGFVQSAKDTAQIVVIDGCDHACAGNLLKNQGIRFADHVIVSRLDIRRTDGDHLDPDDLAAVMHAVRLACKLPVQKKFDSPRPLSPGDRAKSRQLGGKCC
- a CDS encoding ArsR/SmtB family transcription factor — protein: MKEFIRVMKALSDPARVKIMKMLQHKTMCVCEIQTALDKAQSTTSKHLKILEDAGLITYQKNGLWVNYQLADGTQSPFAATLVTHLQDWLEDDPEVQTMVQTLPAIDRNIILNRN
- a CDS encoding permease, with translation MKEKTKLLILVALFLMAYFIPWADPVIRQSGLEAFMMLQEYAREHVLTCLIPAFFIAGAIAVFVSQASVLKYFGNQANKILSYSVASVSGTILAVCSCTVLPLFAGIYTRGAGIGPATAFLYSGPAINVLAITMTAKILGWQLGLARAIGAVVFAVITGLLMSVIFRKDDMARTGGQIYVPDEEDKGRTLFQDSIYILTMVLILVFAAFAKPAPDATGLWPAIFAAKWYITIFLLLALGWMLKAWFTKDECVSWIDATWGFMKQIFPLLFAGVIVAGFLLGRPGHSALIPEQYIQTLLGGNSLWANLFASVAGAFMYFATLTEVPILQGLLGAGMGKGPALALLLAGPALSLPNMLVIASVMGAKKTAVFCTIIVVMSTIAGMIYGTFVV
- a CDS encoding thioredoxin family protein; amino-acid sequence: MEIKILGPGCPKCEQTSKIVAEAVSETGVEANVEKVTGVMDIAGYGVFGTPAVVIDGDVKCVGKIPKKEDVKSWLTQ
- a CDS encoding thioredoxin domain-containing protein; protein product: MTRPICTKQWTLTALAALLIGLAVLSAAAQTVHAKTVKDLYPLLSDRFIKSATLTALEDDLILKTDTGIALTRSGMTQALEKQDPRLQDQLENNLIFLAEQEILTLILEDEVKKSGLADGKSVTQEQITAYLQSKVGDQTVSDKEAKTFYDENKEMVGGMPFDQVSDSIKKFLLENKQQTAVRTHIHDLGQRHQIRINEKWMDVQYKKMTDNPVDKARLSGKPTMVEFGADGCVPCDMMQPILDKLKKKFPDTLNIVFLHVRENQVLAGRYGIQSIPVQAFFDANGQEVFRHTGFFAEEAVTKQLKEMGVAQ
- a CDS encoding thioredoxin family protein gives rise to the protein MKQIRFLVYIVITIVAVATLYNLQFKNKSTGDSVSGTAESDVRYDFNDLPVKGMVTMIDLGATECVPCKMMAPILKKLEAAYRDRAVIAFIDVWKHRDQAPRFGVRAIPTQVFFDPDGKEVYRHQGFMSENAIVEQLTRMGVEKPAL